A section of the Engystomops pustulosus chromosome 3, aEngPut4.maternal, whole genome shotgun sequence genome encodes:
- the MDH1 gene encoding malate dehydrogenase, cytoplasmic yields MPSPIKVLITGAAGQIAYSLMYGISNGDVFGKDQPIDLVLLDITPMMGVLEGVVMELQDLAVPLLREVIATDKEEVAFKDLDVAILVGSMPRREGMERKDLLKANVNIFKSQGAALDKYAKKTVKVVVVGNPANTNCLTAIKSAPSIPKENFTCLTRLDHNRAKAQIALRLKVSSDEVKNVIIWGNHSSTQYADVSHAVVKQGGKDVPVSDAVKDDAWLKGGFISTVQQRGAAVIAARKLSSALSAAKAICDHTRDFWNGTPEAKWVSMGVISDGNKYGVPNDLLYSFPVTIKDKTWKIVEGLKIDDFSCGKMDVTTKELQEEKDTAFQFLQIA; encoded by the exons ATG CCTAGTCCCATCAAAGTCCTGATCACCGGAGCTGCCGGCCAGATTGCCTATTCCCTGATGTATGGAATCTCCAACGGTGATGTCTTTGGTAAAGACCAG CCTATTGATCTTGTCCTCCTGGATATTACCCCCATGATGGGAGTCCTGGAAGGTGTAGTCATGGAGCTGCAGGACCTTGCTGTGCCTCTGCTGAGAG AGGTGATTGCTACGGACAAGGAAGAAGTGGCTTTTAAGGACCTAGATGTTGCCATTCTGGTAGGCTCCATGCCAAGGAGGGAGGGCATGGAAAGGAAGGACTTGCTGAAGGCCAATGTTAACATCTTTAAGTCTCAGGGTGCTGCGCTGGATAAATATGCAAAGAAAACGGTTAAG GTGGTTGTAGTGGGAAATCCCGCAAACACAAACTGCCTGACTGCAATAAAGTCTGCCCCATCCATTCCCAAAGAGAACTTCACTTGTCTCACCCGTTTGGATCACAACAGGGCAAAAGCTCAG ATTGCTCTGCGCTTGAAAGTTTCAAGTGATGAAGTGAAGAACGTGATTATTTGGGGAAATCACTCCTCCACTCAGTATGCTGATGTTAGCCATGCAGTTGTAAAGCAGGGTGGGAAGGACGTTCCTGTCTCTGATGCTGTGAAAGATGACGCCTGGCTGAAGGGAGGTTTTATCTCG ACCGTTCAGCAGCGCGGTGCAGCTGTTATCGCGGCCAGGAAGTTATCCAGCGCTTTGTCTGCCGCCAAGGCCATCTGTGATCACACCCGTGACTTCTGGAACGGAACCCCAGAGGCAA AATGGGTTTCTATGGGTGTGATCTCTGATGGAAACAAATATGGAGTACCGAACGACCTTCTTTATTCATTCCCCGTTACAATCAAG GACAAGACCTGGAAAATAGTCGAGGGCCTCAAAATTGATGACTTCTCCTGTGGAAAGATGGATGTTACCACCAAAGAACTTCAAGAAGAGAAGGATACTGCCTTTCAGTTCCTTCAAATTGCATGA